A stretch of Eleutherodactylus coqui strain aEleCoq1 chromosome 9, aEleCoq1.hap1, whole genome shotgun sequence DNA encodes these proteins:
- the SLC39A4 gene encoding zinc transporter ZIP4 encodes MSVSSIWMCLALVVLCPAAITHETPFQKVLNQLSPGQPALNTTAVADLIKHLEDRVQCRNVSCEKCLTTSILFGSLNKSSDSQLDADGYATLSGGLLSYVSNTSSTCAAVKEGNWLKSILPKNDEAVEATLNIIATILPSYKPAKDQVGICMNAKDILNMTSDPDHVTPMIEEALLAVVLEGTCVTVLPPPNYFIDYIYKLYNNSLNVSGLTDLMKTLKLVNEDSHSHDHEDGHDHDHEDGHDHDHEDGHDHDHEDGHDHNHEEGHDHDHDHNLGAAHDDDHDHNSDHIHEDDHDHSHEGEHNPNDIHEDDHDHAHEDHDHEHNEDHKNHTHEHRRRRRSLRQSDIHIHHWDKTCFSAQDILKIHGVDANDKISKEKLIDISSSLLQQQLVGICPDKHQHVSTDRQLSTAELYIYASIANLIVCLCAVFGIVVLLCTTCTAVYEYVIQFFVSLAVGSLTGDAILHLIPQFLGLHSHSHANDHAHHHEEEEDHTHIWKLLAVLGGLYAFFIMEKMFGMLIKDEEHDDDGHGHSHGISMQDFREEQKKRKQQKQSMSQADLVSPDVEFQNSTPPVRSRELRMIPYMITIGDAIHNFADGLAMGAAFATSWRTGLATTIAVICHELPHELGDFAALLHAGLSVRMALILNFGSALTSFIGLYIALSVAADEAIQQWIFTVATGLFLYVALVDMLPAMMNVKDRRPWLIFILHNLGLLIGWAILLLLSIFEENISL; translated from the exons TGTCTGACAACATCCATCCTGTTTGGTTCACTAAATAAATCCTCAGATTCCCAGCTGGATGCTGATGGGTACGCAACTTTATCTGGAGGTTTGCTGAGTTATGTCTCAAATACTTCATCAACCTGTGCAGCAGTCAAAGAGGGAAACTGGTTGAAAAGCATCCTGCCCAAGAATGATGAGGCCGTGGAGGCCACATTGAATATCATAGCAACCATACTGCCCTCCTACAAACCAGCTAAGGATCAG GTTGGGATATGTATGAATGCAAAGGACATCCTAAATATGACGTCTGATCCTGATCATGTCACCCCCATGATTGAGGAAGCCTTGCTAGCAGTGGTTCTAGAGGGAACCTGTGTGACGGTCCTGCCACCCCCCAATTACTTCATTGACTACATCTACAAATTATACAACAACAGCCTTAACGTATCAG GACTCACTGACCTCATGAAAACTCTGAAATTGGTAAATGAAGACAGCCATAGCCACGACCACGAAGATGGCCATGATCACGACCACGAAGATGGCCATGATCACGACCACGAAGATGGCCATGATCACGACCACGAAGATGGCCATGATCACAACCATGAAGAAGGGCACGATCACGACCATGACCACAACCTTGGAGCTGCCCATGATGATGACCATGATCACAACTCCGACCACATCCATGAAGATGACCATGACCACAGCCATGAAGGCGAACACAACCCCAACGACATCCATGAAGATGACCATGACCATGCGCATGAAGACCATGACCATGAACATAATGAAGATCACAAGAACCATACACATGAACATCGGAGACGTAGGCGCAGCTTGAGACAAAGCGACATTCATATACATCACTGGGACAAG ACTTGCTTTAGCGCCCAAGACATCTTGAAGATACATGGGGTGGACGCTAATGATAAAATCTCCAAAGAGAAGCTGATAGATATTAGCAGCAGCCTGCTTCAACAGCAGCTTGTCGGTATCTGCCCGGATAAACACCAACACGTGTCCACCGACAGACAGCTGTCCACAGCTGAAT TATACATCTATGCCAGTATTGCCAATCTGATTGTGTGCCTTTGTGCAGTCTTTGGCATTGTGGTCTTGTTATGCACAACCTGCACTGCTGTCTACGAGTACGTCATTCAGTTCTTTGTCAGCCTGGCGGTGGGGTCCTTGACTGGAGATGCCATTCTGCATCTTATTCCACAG TTCCTTGGTCTCCATTCACACAGCCACGCGAATGACCACGCTCACCatcatgaagaagaagaagaccacACTCATATCTGGAAGCTTCTGGCAGTCTTGGGTGGTCTCTACGCTTTCTTCATAATGGAGAAGATGTTTGGTATGCTGATAAAAGATGAG GAGCATGATGATGACGGACATGGACATAGCCATGGAATCTCCATGCAGGACTTCCGTGAGGAGCAGAAGAAAAGGAAACAGCAGAAGCAATCCATGTCCCAGGCAGACTTG GTCAGTCCAGATGTTGAGTTTCAGAACAGCACGCCTCCAGTGAGAAGTCGAG AGCTGCGGATGATCCCATATATGATCACCATAGGAGATGCTATCCATAACTTCGCAGACGGTTTGGCCATGGGAGCTGCATTCGcaacatcatggaggacaggtCTGGCCACGACCATTGCTGTTATCTGCCATGAACTGCCACACGAGCTGG GTGACTTCGCGGCTCTCCTCCATGCCGGGCTCAGTGTCCGCATGGCACTTATCCTGAATTTCGGCAGTGCGCTGACTTCATTTATCGGTTTATACATTGCACTCTCAGTCGCTGCAGATGAAGCTATTCAGCAGTGGATATTTACAGTAGCCACCGGACTCTTTCTCTATGTGGCTCTGGTGGACATG CTGCCAGCTATGATGAATGTGAAGGACCGCAGACCTTGGCTGATATTCATCCTTCATAACTTAGGACTACTCATTGGCTGGGCCATCCTACTTCTCCTGTCCATCTTTGAGGAGAACATCAGTCTATGA